The following are from one region of the Marinomonas sp. CT5 genome:
- a CDS encoding non-ribosomal peptide synthetase, with product MIISHINSYGLKEPLSQQSFALPLTTAQRGQWISQKLAPKDTAFNIAEYIEMRGSIDVVHFTSAIKQLINEADCIRSRILEENDDIIQVIHTSDEDYFSLLDLSLDATPHQTAIKWMTGDMMQPLNKPDDKLWRSALLKIDEDHYYWYHRCHHVVLDGFSGNLLTLRLAEIYNALLNNEDAGPNPFGSVASLVEGEQEYKSSNRYKKDRQYWLGNLINLPETTSLSQRIDLTQNQQQLRKALKLSQDLTDKLSAIGQEVNASLPQTLIALVAAYFYRMTGADDLVFAMPVTARTQRSQRSTPSMMANAVPIRLSLSTEISLNELIKQVSKTVLKALRHQQYRYEDLKRELGLMSAGQQIASLGINIEPFDYDLTFGDCSTTLHNLSNALIEDLTVFIFDRHDNNGLKVEFDANPTRYTEQEIEKHLMQFERLVDEMIITPSNPISKATLLSPSERHKILHTWNDTACLIPQQSVIEAFKAQAVNTPHAIAVSSEDSSLSYFELNALSNAWANKLINEQVTPGDLIAIALTRNADMLVALLGTLKAGAAYLPLDPDFPEERLRSIVEDANPKLILSCHGAVSQLPAVDTKILLIDDQHSDISLDKSVSSPCGVLIEARSPAYVIYTSGSTGRPKGVEIPHNALMNFLYSMQKELNLSNKDKFLAVTTISFDISILELFLPITVGACVVIADRKTVRDPQALTELAVKEGVTLLQATPSLWQALLPTYSNELKGIRPLVGGEALPGQLAQTMSNLGHPVVNLYGPTETTIWSSIMPLVKPTDLRNPPIGRPLLNTQLYVLDHAMEPVPVGVTGDLYIAGDGLALGYYKRPDLTNERFIPNPYGKEGSRLYITGDKARWRPDGLLEYQGRDDHQIKIRGFRIEIGDIESALLACREVVQAIVVAQTSPNEDKQLVAYVIPVDSNLDTSELRRQLINVLPDYMVPAHFMLLDEMPLTPNGKVDRKALPMPTWQASNTYEPPRNKLEEMLTSLWAETLGLTLVGIRDNFFEIGGDSISATRILNHIQKNLSIEVPLGVLFKASTIADLSDYLSKSEDWDPLISMLPIKSSGSEPPLFCIHPALGLSWGYAGLLRHLPKSTPVYGLQATGLRHAARLPESIEEMAEEYLSQIKRVQPEGPYRLLGWSFGGLVAHAIAEKLQSQNEEISFLCMLDSYPYKLGFEQPTNEADIVRSALLFLGYDLSTLEKLPINKEELASLLWRDYDDSSMSVVQDIQKSQADIMDRVQTIIENNLALAGRFKPGKVDTDLLFFIAEESVNGSMGNILEHQSNAWASRITGKIETHSIPCRHQDMLDSEPLNAIAPIIKERLQQEIEAEQSKAH from the coding sequence ATGATTATAAGTCATATAAACTCTTATGGTTTAAAAGAGCCTCTTTCACAGCAATCATTTGCATTACCCCTTACCACCGCGCAACGCGGACAATGGATCTCGCAAAAATTAGCGCCAAAAGACACGGCTTTTAACATTGCAGAATACATTGAAATGAGAGGAAGCATTGATGTTGTTCACTTTACTTCCGCAATCAAGCAATTAATTAATGAAGCAGACTGCATTCGTAGCCGAATCCTTGAAGAAAACGATGACATAATTCAAGTCATCCACACATCAGACGAAGACTATTTCTCTCTATTAGATTTGAGTTTGGATGCCACTCCTCATCAAACCGCCATCAAATGGATGACTGGGGACATGATGCAGCCCCTCAATAAACCTGATGATAAATTATGGCGCAGTGCTTTATTGAAAATCGACGAAGATCATTACTATTGGTATCACCGCTGCCATCATGTTGTCCTCGATGGCTTTAGCGGAAACTTACTTACCCTCAGGCTTGCAGAAATATACAATGCGCTCCTAAATAATGAAGACGCAGGACCGAACCCATTTGGCTCCGTCGCTTCCCTTGTAGAAGGCGAGCAAGAATATAAATCGTCTAATCGCTATAAAAAAGATCGTCAGTATTGGTTAGGAAACCTAATTAACTTACCCGAAACCACTTCCCTATCTCAAAGAATCGACCTAACGCAGAATCAGCAGCAGTTACGTAAGGCTCTAAAATTATCTCAAGACTTAACGGATAAACTCTCCGCCATCGGCCAAGAAGTAAACGCAAGCCTACCGCAAACCTTAATCGCTTTGGTTGCCGCCTACTTTTATCGTATGACAGGTGCAGACGATTTAGTTTTTGCTATGCCGGTCACAGCAAGAACTCAACGCTCACAACGCAGCACACCAAGCATGATGGCCAATGCTGTACCTATTCGCTTAAGTTTATCAACTGAAATCTCTCTGAATGAATTGATAAAACAAGTTTCTAAAACGGTTCTTAAAGCACTACGTCATCAACAATATCGTTATGAAGACCTTAAACGTGAGCTTGGTTTAATGTCTGCCGGACAACAAATTGCGTCATTGGGCATCAATATAGAGCCTTTTGATTACGACTTAACATTCGGTGATTGCTCAACTACTCTTCATAACTTGAGTAATGCACTGATCGAAGACCTCACAGTCTTCATTTTCGACAGACATGACAACAATGGTTTGAAAGTCGAGTTTGATGCCAACCCGACACGCTACACAGAGCAAGAAATTGAAAAGCATCTAATGCAATTCGAACGCTTAGTAGATGAAATGATCATCACACCAAGCAACCCTATCAGCAAAGCCACTTTGTTAAGCCCTAGTGAACGCCATAAAATCCTACACACTTGGAATGATACGGCTTGCCTCATTCCGCAACAGTCAGTGATTGAAGCATTTAAAGCACAGGCCGTGAACACACCTCATGCCATCGCTGTCTCTTCAGAGGACAGTTCTTTAAGTTATTTCGAGCTAAATGCGCTTTCTAATGCTTGGGCAAATAAACTAATAAATGAACAAGTAACACCTGGGGATTTAATCGCCATTGCACTCACTCGAAATGCCGACATGCTAGTGGCTTTACTGGGCACGCTGAAAGCGGGAGCAGCCTATTTACCACTGGATCCGGACTTTCCAGAAGAGCGCCTTCGTAGCATAGTTGAAGACGCTAATCCAAAGCTTATCCTTAGCTGTCACGGTGCGGTTAGCCAGCTTCCCGCAGTCGATACAAAGATCCTACTGATTGATGATCAACATTCGGACATATCCTTAGATAAAAGTGTTAGCTCCCCTTGTGGCGTTCTCATTGAGGCAAGAAGCCCTGCTTATGTCATCTACACATCTGGCTCAACAGGGCGACCTAAAGGCGTAGAAATACCTCATAATGCCTTGATGAATTTCTTATATTCCATGCAAAAAGAACTTAACCTTTCAAATAAAGATAAGTTCTTGGCAGTGACTACGATTTCTTTCGATATCTCCATCTTAGAACTATTTTTGCCTATTACTGTTGGTGCTTGCGTTGTTATTGCGGATAGAAAAACCGTTCGCGATCCTCAAGCATTAACAGAGTTAGCCGTAAAAGAAGGCGTTACTTTACTTCAGGCGACACCATCCCTTTGGCAAGCACTCTTACCAACCTACAGCAATGAGTTAAAAGGGATTCGACCACTTGTTGGGGGCGAGGCACTACCCGGTCAACTGGCTCAAACTATGTCTAATCTAGGACACCCAGTTGTGAACCTTTACGGCCCAACAGAAACCACCATTTGGTCTAGCATTATGCCTCTGGTTAAACCTACCGATTTGCGTAACCCGCCAATAGGAAGACCTCTACTGAATACCCAGCTCTATGTTTTAGACCATGCAATGGAACCCGTTCCTGTTGGCGTAACAGGCGATTTATACATTGCTGGTGACGGTTTAGCATTAGGTTATTATAAACGTCCAGACTTAACTAATGAGCGTTTTATTCCTAACCCATATGGTAAGGAAGGCAGCCGGCTGTACATTACTGGTGACAAAGCCCGCTGGCGACCTGACGGTTTATTGGAATACCAAGGGCGTGACGACCATCAAATTAAAATTCGCGGCTTCCGCATTGAGATCGGTGACATAGAGTCTGCATTATTAGCTTGTCGTGAAGTGGTGCAAGCCATCGTTGTGGCGCAAACCTCTCCAAATGAAGACAAACAACTCGTTGCTTATGTCATACCTGTTGATAGTAATCTAGATACCAGCGAGCTTCGTCGTCAGCTAATCAATGTCTTACCTGACTATATGGTGCCAGCTCACTTTATGCTGCTGGATGAGATGCCATTAACACCAAATGGAAAAGTCGATCGTAAAGCCTTACCTATGCCTACGTGGCAGGCTTCCAATACTTATGAGCCACCAAGGAATAAGCTAGAAGAAATGCTCACAAGCTTATGGGCAGAAACGCTAGGTCTTACCCTCGTAGGTATACGTGATAACTTTTTTGAAATTGGTGGTGACTCAATCTCGGCAACACGGATTTTGAATCACATCCAGAAAAACTTATCAATTGAAGTGCCATTGGGTGTTTTATTTAAAGCATCCACTATTGCTGACCTTTCTGATTACCTAAGCAAAAGTGAAGATTGGGACCCTTTAATTAGCATGCTGCCAATTAAATCCAGTGGTTCGGAGCCTCCATTATTCTGTATTCATCCAGCATTAGGGTTATCTTGGGGCTATGCTGGGTTATTACGCCACCTGCCAAAGTCCACTCCAGTATATGGCCTACAAGCAACAGGATTACGTCATGCGGCACGACTACCTGAATCCATAGAAGAAATGGCCGAAGAATATTTATCGCAGATAAAACGAGTTCAACCTGAAGGACCATATCGTCTATTAGGCTGGTCATTCGGTGGACTAGTGGCTCATGCTATCGCTGAAAAATTACAGTCGCAAAATGAGGAAATTTCGTTTTTATGTATGCTAGACAGCTACCCATACAAACTTGGTTTCGAACAACCCACTAATGAAGCGGATATTGTGCGCTCCGCCCTACTTTTCCTTGGCTACGACCTCAGCACACTGGAAAAACTGCCTATTAACAAAGAAGAATTAGCCTCGTTACTATGGCGAGACTACGATGACTCTTCTATGTCTGTGGTCCAAGATATTCAGAAAAGCCAAGCGGATATCATGGATAGAGTGCAAACTATTATCGAAAATAACTTAGCGCTTGCAGGGCGCTTTAAACCAGGCAAAGTTGATACAGATTTATTATTTTTTATTGCTGAAGAAAGCGTTAACGGTTCAATGGGCAATATTTTGGAACATCAATCCAATGCTTGGGCCTCAAGAATTACAGGCAAAATCGAAACCCACAGCATTCCCTGTCGACATCAAGATATGCTGGACTCTGAACCTCTTAACGCTATTGCACCAATTATCAAAGAGCGCCTTCAACAAGAGATAGAAGCAGAACAAAGCAAAGCACATTAA
- a CDS encoding MFS transporter: protein MFSRHILKDWALLSPAGRVLVINGFTFNLGFYMLLPYLADHLQHNLGISGWYVGVIIGLRVLSQQGMYLVGGTLGDRLGYKRLILLGCAIRIVGFTLLGIGQTVPILLLGAFCSGFAGALFTPSSQAYLASEYPEQRARDRVFALQNLTSGAGMLLGPLVGLTLLYFDFALVGIISAGLFSVLFVIQWRYLPELESQKSTIHTHSQFWRQWGQMLRHKTFIQFVMCSSVYHLLFHQLYIAVPHEIRLVTQDVTIITWVFATSSIMGVLMQMPVSRFVESNLGTARGIGFGMAIMGSCYLWININLPWFPALPFILCAVFFSLGSMLVFPLLGAYIPKFCEPKELGSYYGLYSCVGGVYAFIGNISTGWLLSSTNIDHIWIWSGLAGFGLISGILLYKQVSSHTKHQSTLLFRPL from the coding sequence ATGTTTTCTAGACACATCCTAAAAGATTGGGCGTTACTCTCTCCTGCTGGACGAGTTTTAGTGATAAACGGTTTCACATTCAATCTTGGCTTTTACATGCTCCTCCCCTATTTAGCAGATCACTTGCAACATAATTTAGGGATAAGTGGTTGGTACGTTGGCGTAATCATCGGACTTAGAGTATTAAGTCAGCAAGGTATGTATTTAGTAGGTGGTACGCTAGGAGACAGATTAGGTTACAAACGCCTTATTTTATTAGGATGTGCCATTCGTATTGTCGGATTTACCCTACTAGGTATTGGTCAAACAGTTCCCATATTATTATTAGGGGCATTTTGTTCTGGTTTCGCGGGCGCTCTTTTTACTCCCAGCAGTCAAGCCTACTTAGCCTCTGAATACCCAGAGCAAAGAGCACGAGACAGAGTGTTTGCGTTGCAAAACTTAACTTCTGGGGCGGGGATGCTGCTAGGGCCATTGGTAGGCTTAACGCTACTTTACTTTGACTTCGCTTTAGTGGGAATTATTTCTGCTGGATTATTTTCTGTTCTATTTGTTATTCAGTGGCGTTATTTGCCTGAGCTCGAATCACAAAAAAGTACTATACACACTCACTCGCAGTTTTGGAGACAGTGGGGCCAGATGCTCAGACACAAAACCTTTATTCAATTTGTCATGTGTTCCTCTGTTTATCACTTACTCTTCCACCAGCTCTACATTGCTGTTCCCCATGAAATTCGTTTAGTCACACAAGATGTCACTATCATTACATGGGTGTTTGCAACGTCTTCCATTATGGGAGTTCTAATGCAAATGCCTGTAAGCCGATTTGTAGAGTCCAACTTGGGGACAGCTCGCGGTATCGGTTTCGGAATGGCCATTATGGGCTCATGCTATCTATGGATAAACATTAACTTACCATGGTTTCCAGCACTTCCATTCATACTATGTGCTGTTTTTTTTAGTCTAGGATCCATGTTGGTTTTCCCGTTGTTAGGTGCTTATATACCAAAATTTTGCGAGCCAAAAGAGTTAGGCAGCTATTATGGTTTGTACTCTTGCGTAGGTGGAGTATATGCTTTTATCGGCAACATCAGTACAGGATGGTTGTTATCTTCTACCAACATCGATCACATTTGGATTTGGTCTGGGCTAGCTGGCTTTGGTCTAATATCAGGAATCCTTTTGTATAAGCAAGTCTCAAGCCATACAAAACATCAAAGTACGCTGCTTTTTCGGCCTCTCTAA
- a CDS encoding ABC transporter ATP-binding protein yields the protein MLQVTNLNIALDDLILAKDMSFHLKPGKVNVIIGPNGTGKSTLLKTLFGDIQTESGEISFANQTLQRKQLSHWRKQFGYMPQDIRLDVELSALEVVLLGQLDSLGLRLDDSVIKEALSALDKIGLLHLADKQVNKLSGGQCQMILFAQALMRKPKILMLDEPVSALDLHFQHVLLDHLDAQTKEQNWVTIMVLHDLNLAAQYADNLLVLKDGKLVASGHPSDILTPSLVESVYKVKAEVTRDTAGVPFVRTIRKSRSVTTKSISPKEQTMNVKESVYQAS from the coding sequence ATGTTGCAGGTAACCAATCTAAACATCGCTCTGGATGATCTAATTCTAGCCAAGGATATGAGTTTTCACCTTAAACCTGGAAAGGTCAACGTGATTATAGGTCCAAATGGCACTGGCAAAAGCACCTTATTAAAGACATTATTTGGCGATATCCAGACAGAATCTGGCGAAATTTCCTTCGCCAATCAAACATTACAACGAAAACAGCTATCACATTGGCGCAAACAATTTGGCTATATGCCACAAGATATTCGCCTCGATGTAGAGTTAAGTGCTTTAGAAGTCGTATTACTTGGGCAGTTAGATTCTTTAGGCTTACGTTTAGACGATAGCGTAATAAAAGAAGCCTTATCCGCCCTAGATAAAATTGGTCTATTACATCTTGCTGATAAACAGGTCAATAAACTCAGTGGCGGTCAGTGCCAAATGATATTGTTTGCTCAAGCATTAATGAGAAAACCCAAAATACTCATGTTAGACGAACCCGTTAGCGCCTTAGATTTGCATTTTCAGCATGTTCTTTTAGATCATTTGGATGCGCAAACAAAAGAGCAAAATTGGGTTACAATAATGGTACTTCATGATTTAAACCTTGCCGCTCAATACGCTGATAATTTGTTGGTTCTAAAAGATGGAAAGCTAGTTGCTAGCGGACATCCCAGCGACATACTCACCCCGTCGCTAGTAGAAAGCGTTTATAAGGTTAAAGCTGAAGTCACAAGAGATACTGCAGGTGTTCCCTTTGTACGAACTATCCGCAAAAGCCGATCAGTGACGACTAAAAGTATCTCCCCAAAAGAACAAACTATGAACGTCAAAGAAAGTGTTTACCAAGCATCCTAG
- a CDS encoding iron ABC transporter permease yields MQSAIISDAIASQRRSEKRRWTVISILLIILIFSFVLDIATGPSLLNVKEVANALLNLVGLPVEVDPTTQVIVSSLRLPIAIMAVVVGGVLGVGGAEMQTLLNNSMASPYTLGMAAAAGFGAAMMLYLGSLGISTYIAVPLGAFVCCMLAATFLFALATMRHISSGQLILAGIALLFLFQSLLSLVQFISSPELSQQILFWLFGSLSKASWSNLSIIIGVTVVCMFFLIRDAWKLTALRLGEERAKSLGINITQLRLRTLLIVAVMTATVTSFVGIIGFVGIVAPNIAKILVGEDQRFFLPLSFVIGAFLLSSASVMSKVIVPGALFPIGIVTAIIGVPFFFWLILGKRR; encoded by the coding sequence ATGCAATCAGCCATAATTTCTGATGCTATTGCAAGTCAACGACGTAGTGAAAAGCGCCGTTGGACTGTTATCAGCATTCTGCTCATTATTCTTATCTTTTCATTTGTATTAGATATTGCAACAGGACCCTCTTTGCTCAATGTAAAAGAGGTTGCTAATGCCCTACTAAATCTTGTTGGATTGCCAGTCGAGGTTGACCCAACAACACAAGTCATTGTTTCAAGTTTACGTCTTCCTATTGCCATCATGGCGGTTGTTGTTGGTGGCGTGTTAGGTGTTGGTGGTGCGGAAATGCAAACCTTACTTAACAACTCAATGGCAAGTCCATATACACTAGGCATGGCCGCAGCTGCTGGCTTTGGTGCCGCTATGATGCTGTATCTTGGTTCATTGGGTATAAGCACCTATATTGCAGTACCACTAGGAGCCTTTGTTTGCTGCATGCTAGCAGCGACATTTTTATTTGCACTTGCAACTATGAGACACATCAGTTCTGGCCAACTTATATTGGCAGGAATTGCACTGCTATTCTTATTTCAATCCTTACTATCTCTAGTACAATTTATTTCTTCACCAGAACTCAGCCAACAAATTCTATTTTGGCTCTTTGGTAGCTTGTCAAAAGCCTCTTGGTCTAATCTGTCTATTATCATTGGTGTGACCGTTGTTTGCATGTTCTTTTTAATCCGTGATGCATGGAAACTAACGGCATTACGCTTAGGAGAAGAAAGAGCAAAAAGTCTCGGAATCAATATAACTCAACTCCGCTTGCGTACCCTGCTCATAGTTGCCGTTATGACAGCGACAGTGACCAGTTTTGTTGGCATTATTGGATTTGTTGGTATTGTGGCACCAAACATCGCTAAAATTTTAGTGGGTGAAGACCAACGTTTTTTCTTACCACTTTCTTTTGTTATTGGCGCGTTCTTACTATCTAGTGCATCTGTCATGTCAAAAGTTATTGTTCCCGGTGCACTTTTCCCAATTGGTATAGTGACAGCCATCATAGGGGTCCCTTTCTTTTTTTGGCTGATTTTAGGTAAAAGGCGCTAA
- a CDS encoding isochorismate synthase: MDITSPSYARPFALNPSQDDLFLFNSSFNLVRTNGISQRLNIPVLDHTFSQEVDALFSKEKSQGKVNPILVGAIPFDMSQPAHLVVPEWYEKVTPMDRTMTPFVDPDFVHYVHESGFAPSHVDFIGMIEDVLSRFASDSLKKVVLSKILKLTLDKKVDIPRLLANIMAQNPSAYHFSVPLDNSVLIGASPELLIRKQGNKIFSNPLAGSSKRSNDIDADKQAAITLSNSSKDRYEHQLVVDAIRSALQPIVKNLKAREEPSLISTPTMWHLSTHIEATLSSVYTPSIFDLIKCIHPTPAMCGTPTLQAKSHIESLEPHQRGFFSGLVGWCDAQGNGEWAIAIRCAQVSGEKVTLFAGAGVVPDSDPESEWLETSAKMRTMLNAFGIKDDVI; encoded by the coding sequence ATGGACATTACCTCTCCAAGCTATGCTCGGCCTTTCGCTCTGAATCCCTCTCAAGATGATTTGTTTTTATTTAATTCTAGCTTCAATCTTGTACGAACAAATGGGATTAGCCAGCGGCTTAATATTCCCGTTCTCGATCATACCTTCTCTCAAGAGGTCGACGCGCTTTTTAGCAAAGAAAAATCACAAGGAAAGGTTAATCCTATTCTCGTGGGGGCGATTCCTTTTGATATGAGTCAGCCTGCGCATCTGGTGGTGCCTGAATGGTATGAAAAAGTGACGCCTATGGATCGCACAATGACACCTTTTGTCGATCCTGATTTTGTCCACTATGTGCATGAGTCTGGATTTGCTCCAAGCCACGTCGATTTTATAGGCATGATAGAAGACGTATTATCCCGTTTTGCGAGTGATTCTTTAAAAAAAGTGGTGCTGTCAAAAATATTGAAGCTCACTTTAGATAAAAAAGTAGATATTCCTCGGCTATTGGCGAATATCATGGCACAAAATCCTAGTGCCTATCATTTTAGCGTTCCGCTTGATAATAGCGTTCTGATAGGCGCAAGCCCTGAATTACTTATCAGAAAGCAGGGTAACAAGATATTTTCAAATCCCTTAGCTGGGTCTTCGAAACGCTCGAATGATATAGACGCCGATAAACAGGCAGCAATTACACTTTCCAATTCTTCTAAGGATCGTTATGAGCATCAGCTAGTTGTTGATGCAATTCGCTCTGCTTTACAGCCTATTGTTAAAAATCTTAAAGCGCGGGAAGAGCCTAGCCTGATTAGCACACCCACTATGTGGCATTTATCGACGCATATTGAAGCAACACTATCTAGCGTATACACGCCTTCCATATTTGATCTTATAAAGTGCATTCACCCAACTCCTGCTATGTGTGGCACCCCCACGCTACAAGCAAAGAGCCATATTGAGTCTTTAGAACCGCATCAAAGAGGGTTTTTTAGTGGTTTGGTTGGATGGTGCGATGCACAAGGTAATGGTGAATGGGCGATTGCTATCCGGTGCGCGCAAGTGTCAGGAGAAAAAGTGACGCTGTTCGCTGGCGCTGGGGTTGTGCCTGATTCAGATCCAGAGAGTGAGTGGTTAGAAACCAGCGCTAAAATGCGCACTATGCTGAATGCATTCGGAATTAAGGATGATGTTATATGA
- the dhbA gene encoding 2,3-dihydro-2,3-dihydroxybenzoate dehydrogenase has protein sequence MINSLDFSGKTVWVTGAGRGIGLEVANQFVSLGAKVIGFDLSFDHEFYGFDYVTLDISNEEAVSRIVPEVLSDFPRLDVLVNGAGILRLGSLEETSFEDFKHCFNVNAGGAFLMIKHTTPTFKGQKSGAIVTISSNAAKVPRQNMAAYCASKAALSALSHTAGLELAPYGIRCNLVCPGSTDTPMQRMLWTNDDAEQNTIKGFPEEYKLGIPLGKIAKPSDIAQVVLFFASDMSNHITMQDVVVDGGATLNV, from the coding sequence ATGATTAACTCGCTAGACTTTTCAGGTAAGACGGTTTGGGTGACAGGAGCAGGAAGAGGAATAGGGTTAGAGGTTGCTAATCAATTTGTTTCTCTGGGGGCCAAGGTTATTGGCTTTGATTTGTCGTTTGATCATGAATTTTATGGCTTTGATTATGTAACATTAGACATTAGTAATGAAGAAGCAGTTTCTCGTATTGTGCCTGAGGTACTGAGTGACTTTCCACGATTAGATGTATTAGTAAATGGGGCTGGGATATTACGGCTGGGAAGCCTAGAAGAGACAAGCTTTGAGGATTTCAAACACTGCTTTAACGTCAATGCTGGCGGTGCATTTTTAATGATTAAGCATACGACTCCGACGTTTAAGGGGCAAAAAAGTGGGGCGATAGTCACTATTAGTTCGAACGCTGCAAAAGTCCCTCGTCAGAATATGGCGGCTTATTGTGCCTCAAAAGCCGCATTATCAGCACTTAGTCATACTGCAGGATTAGAGCTAGCGCCTTATGGCATTCGGTGTAATCTGGTGTGTCCGGGTTCTACTGATACGCCTATGCAACGTATGTTGTGGACAAATGATGACGCCGAGCAAAACACTATCAAAGGCTTTCCTGAGGAATATAAACTTGGTATACCATTAGGGAAAATAGCTAAGCCAAGTGATATTGCTCAAGTCGTTTTATTTTTTGCTTCCGATATGTCGAACCATATCACTATGCAAGATGTTGTCGTTGATGGTGGTGCGACATTAAACGTTTAA